TCCGGCGTATGGTCGGCAGTCTTGACGACGCAGGCCAGACGCGTACCGTCGGGAGACCAGTTGAAGCGCGAGACACCGTCCTTGAAGTTCGTGATGCGCGTCGGCTTGCCGCCGCCCGGGTCGAGCGCGTACACCTGGGTGCGTGGATTGGCAGGCTCGGGCCGCGCCGGTGGCCACGTTTCCGGACGATTGGTTTGTTCGGGCGCCTGTGGCGCGTCGGCCGGCGGCTCGAGCGCGTCAGCGATGAACGCCAGCGTGCCATTGGGACCCCAGCGGGGATTGCGCGCCGAGTTGCCGCTGGTCATCTTGCGCGGCGGGGCGCTGCCATCTACCGGAACCAGCCAGATGCTCGACTGCCGCCGGTTGCGCGCCTTGTCGATTTGCGTGACCGTATAAGCCACGGTCTTGCCGTCGGGCGAGACCTGCGGATCGGCAATCTGCTGGAGCAAGTAAACGTCTTCCGGCTGGAAGCCGCGCTTCTGCGCAAACGCGGCGACGCTGCAGGACGCCGCGAACAACACAATGGAAAAAACAATTGAGCAGGGCTTGGGGTAGCGTTGCATATGCGACTCGCGAATCATCCGAGAAACCGGAACGCCGTGCCGACCTCAGCCGCCAGGGCCTTCTCGTAGACCAGCGCGGCCGCGGCGACGTCCTGCAGCGCCGTTCCCGTGGAATCGAAAATGATGATCTCGTCGGCAGAGGTGCGGCCGGGCTTCTTCCCGGCCAGAACCTCGCCCAGTTGCGCGTGCACATCGCCGCGCGTCATCAGGCCGCCCGCAATGGCGTGGTGCAACTCACCCACTTGTTCGCACTGGTCGAGAATATCGACAACCAGCTTGTATCGTGCGAGCAACTGCGGGTCGATCTCCTGCTTCTCCGGGCTGTCGGCGCCCATGGCGGCGATGAAGATGCCGCGCGGCACGTCAGCGGCGCGCACATAATAATGATGCGATGGCGCGCAGGTGATGCAGATGTCGCTCTGCCGCAGCGCGACGGCGAAGTCCTCCACCGGTTCCACCGGCATTTCGAGCCGGGCTGACATCTCCTGCGCGAAGCGTTCACGCTGGTTGCGGTCCACGTCATAAGCGAAGGCGCGCTCCAAGGAGAAGACCGCCTTCATGCCGGCGAGTTGCGCATGCCCCTGGGCGCCGCAGCCGCTGATGGTGATGACGCGCGAGTCGCGCCGCGCCAGGTGACTGGCCGCGACCGCGGCCGCCGCTGCCGTTCGCTGGCGTGTGATCTCGCCCGAGTCCATGATCGCCAGCGGCAGACCCGTGCTACCGTCGCAGAGCACGATCACGCCAACAATGTTCGGCAGCCCATACACCTGCCAGTTTCTGTGAAAGCCACCATTGATCTTGAACCCGAAGTACACGCGACCCAGTTGCAGGCCGCCGCCCTTGACGTGGAATTCGCCACCGTCGGCATCCAAGTGCATGAGGCCCTGGTCGAGGCTGCGACCTTCGCCGTGCGCGCGAAAGGCGCGCTCGACGGACGCCAGGTATTCCGCGAAGCTGACGAGGCCACCGATTTGCGCGCGGTCCAGCAGCAGCGTTGCTGGCGCCTCCTGGGGCGAAGCAGCCCGGCTCATCGCTGCACCGGCGCATCCTCAGCGAGGACGGGGCCAACCGTGGCGGCCGGTTCAGTCGGTTCGGCCCTGGCGGCGCCCATGCGCTCCACGATTTTGTCGGTCGCCTTCAGTCCCATGCCGGTGAGGACGACGATGACGCGATCGTGAGGAACGAACAACCCGCGGGCAAACGCGTGGAGCGCGGCAGCCGGCGCTGCCGCGGCGGTAGGTTCGACATAAAGACCCTGGCGCGCGAGCAGGTCGCAGCAGTTCCAGATGTCATCATCTTCGACGGCCACAACATGGCCGCGCGAACCGCGAACGGCCTGGAGTACATCTTCGCCGCGCACCGGCCGGGCCACGGAGATGCCTTCGGCCGCAGTCGGCCGTTTCTCCACCGCCGGTACCGTTTCCAGTCCGGAAGCCCACGCGCGCTCCACGGGATTGCACGCTGCCGCCTGCACGGCGAGCAGTTGCGGCATGCGATCGATCATGCCGGCGTGCGCAAGATCGCTGAAGCCCATGTAGACGCCGCTCAGCAGACCGCCGCCGCCGACGGGAACCACCACCCAGTTGGGCGCGTGCCAGTTCATCTGTTCGGCGATCTCGTAGGCGATCGTCTTCATGCCCGCGGCGAAGTAAGGACTCCAGTTGTGGCTGGCGTAGAAGACGCCTGCTTCGGCGGCGGCCAGAGCGGCATCGGTGGTCTGCTCGCGCGAGCCGGCAACGCGGCGCAGGTTGCCGCCATACATCGCGATCTGCGCCGCCTTGCCTTCGGAGGTCGTGGCGGGAATGTAGATGTCGCAATCAATGCCGGCCCTGGCAGCGTAGGCGGCGACAGCGGCGCCGGCGTTGCCGGAAGAATCCTCGATGATGCGCGCGACGCGCCAGTGCTTCAACTGCGTCAGCATGGTGGCGGCGCCGCG
This window of the Terriglobales bacterium genome carries:
- a CDS encoding ornithine cyclodeaminase family protein produces the protein MSRAASPQEAPATLLLDRAQIGGLVSFAEYLASVERAFRAHGEGRSLDQGLMHLDADGGEFHVKGGGLQLGRVYFGFKINGGFHRNWQVYGLPNIVGVIVLCDGSTGLPLAIMDSGEITRQRTAAAAAVAASHLARRDSRVITISGCGAQGHAQLAGMKAVFSLERAFAYDVDRNQRERFAQEMSARLEMPVEPVEDFAVALRQSDICITCAPSHHYYVRAADVPRGIFIAAMGADSPEKQEIDPQLLARYKLVVDILDQCEQVGELHHAIAGGLMTRGDVHAQLGEVLAGKKPGRTSADEIIIFDSTGTALQDVAAAALVYEKALAAEVGTAFRFLG
- a CDS encoding pyridoxal-phosphate dependent enzyme, whose amino-acid sequence is MRLSHEGMFRRERLAARPHTLWRYREALGLAPGATPVSLGEGWTPLEAGKLGGRDVLFKLDYLCPTGSYKDRGAATMLTQLKHWRVARIIEDSSGNAGAAVAAYAARAGIDCDIYIPATTSEGKAAQIAMYGGNLRRVAGSREQTTDAALAAAEAGVFYASHNWSPYFAAGMKTIAYEIAEQMNWHAPNWVVVPVGGGGLLSGVYMGFSDLAHAGMIDRMPQLLAVQAAACNPVERAWASGLETVPAVEKRPTAAEGISVARPVRGEDVLQAVRGSRGHVVAVEDDDIWNCCDLLARQGLYVEPTAAAAPAAALHAFARGLFVPHDRVIVVLTGMGLKATDKIVERMGAARAEPTEPAATVGPVLAEDAPVQR